One genomic window of Chthonomonadales bacterium includes the following:
- a CDS encoding cobalamin-dependent protein (Presence of a B(12) (cobalamin)-binding domain implies dependence on cobalamin itself, in one of its several forms, or in some unusual lineages, dependence on a cobalamin-like analog.) produces the protein FVEAARERGAQVIAMSALLTTTMPGMKQTVEAVEQAGLRGQVRVMVGGAPVTQRFAEEIGADGFSDNASGAVRAVRELVKT, from the coding sequence TTCGTGGAGGCGGCGCGGGAGCGTGGCGCCCAGGTCATCGCGATGTCGGCGCTGCTGACCACGACGATGCCGGGGATGAAGCAGACGGTGGAGGCGGTGGAGCAGGCGGGGCTGCGGGGGCAGGTGAGGGTGATGGTGGGCGGCGCCCCGGTGACCCAGCGTTTCGCCGAGGAGATCGGGGCCGACGGCTTCAGCGACAACGCCAGCGGAGCCGTACGCGCCGTCCGCGAGTTGGTCAAGACGTGA